The Collinsella aerofaciens genomic sequence ACGTCAACACAATGGGCTATGGATCAGCTATTTTTATGAACAAACCTGATGTTGTTGAACTATCGGAATCGTACAAACAAACTTCTGTTTTCAGGAAATTTGATCAAGAGGGCTTGAGTGCAGCGAGGCAAGCAGCCATGCTTAAAACAGCAATCAAGAATTCCAGCTCCAATACCATCAACCCCGAAGGGGCTTCCAATGGGGTCGCCCGCGGGTATTATCGCTCCGTCGAATTCGAAGTTACTTACTCCGAGAACGAAGGCACCTTGGTAATCACCGACGCCCGTTTGCTCGCGGCATGATTTCCGAAAGCTCGCAGCACGTGCTGTTCCGCAGACCTCGAATGCTGACATTTATAACAACATATAAATGTGGCGCTGTGTGTGATCATTGTCTGATGAGCTGCACTCCGAACAACAGTGACAGGCTTACTCTTCCCCAAATGCGGCAATTCATCGATAGCTTCGCCGAAGTATGCGTCGGAAGTGGTGTTGTTGTGTTTACGGGCGGAGAATGCACCCTTCTTGGCGATGACCTTCTCGAGGCCATCGCATATGCGAATTCTTTAGGACTCTTTACTCGAATTGTAACGAATGCGTGGTGGGCAAAAAGCGAAAGAGACGCAGAAACGTTCCTCAACGAATTGAAGTCATGTGGCCTTGACGAAATCAATATCAGCTGCGACGACTTTCATGCGGAATATATACCCCTCGAGAATGTGCGCAACCTTTGGAACTCAGCAAAAACAATGGGCTTTCAAACTCTCGGCATTGCGGTCTGCAGAGATAACAACAGTACAATCAGCCCGGCATACCTGTGCAAGTACCTTAATGAAGACATTCCACTCCTGCATCAGTTCGACGATAATACCCAGCCTCCCAGCGCGCCAGCCCGCTTCATCACGGATTCAGGCATCACGCGAATTGGGCGCGCACGAAATCTCAGTCTCAACCAAAATGCGCGACCGCAGGCACGTCTCTTAGCGTCACACTGTTCCGACTGCGGCCGAGACTTCGTTATTTCCCCAAACTGCCATCTTGCACCCTGCTGCGGAATAAATGCAGAGGGAACTTGGCTTTTCGATCTTGGCAAAATCAATCTGACGGATGACATTAATGAACTGCAGCTGCTCCTACTTAATTACATACAATACATAGGACCAGGAGGGCTGCTGAAGCACTTGCGCACGAGCGGAGGCCTTTCTTCATTTGGGCGCTCAAGCTACCTCTCTCAATGCGAGATTTGCGAAGACATCGCCCTCTCGAAAGAGGCACAGACCTGTCTTGCAAAGCTAGCTCCTAAACTGGCAGCCGACTTGATTGTCGAGACTAAATTCGAGACTACCTTTATCGGAAATGGGTCTGATATACATGATTGAAGTGCTACCCTCTTTAAATTCGCTCTCGAGTAATCCACTCCGTAGATTGGACACTCTTGGAGTAACAGATTTTTTAGACACACTTGACATATCTATAGATCCTTTTGAATGCGCGCATCGCATCTGGGATCAACTTGACAGGGAGCATCAAGAGATCGTCTCCTTCCTGATGCTAGGTGGAGAGATTGATCTCGATTCAGAAGTGGCAAAAAGAAGTCTGCTGAAAGGCACTGTTGAAACCATAGCCTCACTCGGGCTGCTAAGCAAGCACAATGGCAATGCCTCCCTTTCCGGTTTATCTCTAATCCGATATCATGGCATCTGGCTTTTTGCCGATGCGCCATCACCCTCGCCTTTACTATATTTTGGCTCTGATTCAATTGGGCTCGCTCGTCGGCTAAGCCCATCCCCCGGAAAGAATGCCTTAGACCTCTGCTCTGGACCAGGCATCCAGGCACTCATACTGGCAAAATCTGGAATGCACGTCACGGCGATAGATATCAATCCAATCGCCTCAGAAATCTGCCAACTAAACGCACTGGTCAATGGTATTAGCGAAGATTTAACTGTTCTAACCGGAAGTCTCTACAACGCACTAAACAATATCGAAAGCTCTTGCAGCTATGAACTCATTACGGTGAATCCTCCTTTGCTCCCAATCCCAGAAGACGTACCATACCCCTTCGTTGGCGATGGCGGCCCAGATGGCCTCAACATCACAAGCAAGGTTATTCGAGGTGCAGGAGATAAACTCACTGATAGCGGATACCTCTCTGCAATTGGAATGATTGGCCTTGGAACCAACAATCAATCAGCATTTGAACGAATACAGAACGATTTGTTGCAAGCTGGCCTCAATGGCGTCTTGACAATAATCTCGAGCTTTAACCTCGGACCCCAATCTGGCTGGATCGACGGTATCGCATGCACATCTGTTGCACATGCTCCAGGAAAATATTCCAGCAAAGAGGAGGCTGTAAAACAGATATCGCGCGCATACAAAAAAATCCACTACGACCGCGTCTGCACCTATCACTTGAAGGCGTGGAGGGAGAGACAGCCCTTTCAAAATCCCATCCTAACGATTCAAGACTGCTCCGCAGATGGCAACCCACTTGGCCCCTGGATCCTCTAAAGCATCCGTCATACGAAAGCAGGTCAATAGGCTGCGCGCCACTCTCTGATGACGCGCAGCCTATCTCATTTCCCCCGCGCTTTACCGAGCCCGACTCACACCTCATAGTTGGCACCGGTTTTCAAAATGCAAGATTCCGCATACAAAATCACTTCTTCTGTCTAGGTGGCAGACCTACGATTTTTGTAGTATAAAGTTCCTCTCAATGCCTTCAATCTATTTCGAGATTGAGAAGAACTTGCATCGGGTTTCATAGAAGCGATATAGATGATACGTTTTGTCCTATCTATATTCCGACATACATCAGGATGCCTCGTCTTTATCGTCATTTCAATAGTCGGCTTGGCCCTTTCCCACATTGCCCCCTTTTTGAACGGTAAATTAATTGACTTCCCGCACGTGGACCTCGTGGACAGGCCCCCTTGTGTAGCTGCACCCGAGGCGCCTCCCCGTCGCCCTCCAGCGCCGGGGTTCCCCTCCATCACGAAGAGGTAATCCCCGTCCGGCCTCGCCGTCTCTGCAACGCCGAGCCTCCCGAGCGACTCGAGGAGGGCGGGCTCGTCCCAGGAGATTTGACAATACTATAGAGACACGTCCCAAATTAGCTACTCAGTAGTTACTGCTGCTGGGCGCGGCGGGCGGCTCGGCGGGCCCTTGCTTCCTGGATCTCATCGAGGTGAGCGATGATCTCGGAGGCGCTCTCCTCGATCGCCTTGCCGTCGGTACGCACTACAAAGCAACCCAGGCGCTTCATGAGAGCACGAGCCTCCTCGAGCTCGCTTCGCACGCTCTCGGGCTCGGCATAGGAGCCGGCGACGGCACGGGCATAGTCGTCGCCCAAGCGGCTATCGCGAATCTCAGAAATAACGTCGACGGTCGAAATCAGGCCAAACAACCGCATCGGGTCTACCTCGTAAATCGACTTAGGCGGCTCCATACCGTGCGCCAACGGAACGTTGGCGACCTTGTAGCCCTGATAGGCCAAATACATCGACAGCGGCGTCTTGGATGTGCGCGACACGCCCAGCAGCACGATATCGGCACCCGACAGATCGTCGCAACCACGTCCGTCATCGTGCTCGACAAAGTACTCCATGGCCTCGATGCGGTGGAAATACCGGTCATCGGTCTTATGGATCACACCCGCCACTCCTTTTGGCGGCACGCCGATAAGCGACGACAGCACGGCAAACGTCGGGCCGATCAGGTCGACCGAGCGAATGTGCAGCATGCCCAAGTAGTCGAGCACGCGAGCACGAAGCGCCGGATCGACAATTGTGTGGAATACGGCGATATCACGATGGTCGGCATCGACTCGCGGGCCCACAAACGACTTGACCTGCTCCACCGAGGTCACCTTAGGCAGACGTAAAACACGAAAAGCCCCTTCATCAAATTGCCCGGACGCCGCAAGCACCACCTCACAAGCGGTATCACCGAGCGAGTCGGAGATAACGATAACGGTGGGACGAGCGGCGACCGGGCAATCCATGCGGGGCTCCTTTTGCGCTTATGCGCAGGCTAGCTTACTTTTTGCGGGCAAGCTCACCGATGTTGGCGATGCCGGAGAAAACGGCCTCGAAGCGGTTGAGCAGCTTAAGGCGATTATCGCGGAGCTGCTCGTCCTTGTCCATGACCATAACCTCATCGAAGAAACGGTCGATGGGCGCGCGCAGGGCGGCGAGGGCGGCAAATGCGGCCGGGTAGTCCTCGGCAGCAAGGGCAGCATCGACAGCAGTCTGAGCAGCCTCGGAAGCATCGGCAAGCGCGAGCTCGGCCTCGCCCATCAGGCTGCGGTCGTACTCCGCGCCCAGCTCGGGCTTGGAGATGTGCGCGGCACGGGCATAGGCCGTAGCCAGGTTGTCAAAGGTCTCGGCATCGTTCTTGCGGGCCTCGTCGAGGGCGGCGCAGCGGGCGAAGAAGACGGACGGGGCGATGATGTGCACCGCGGAGACGGCGGCAACGGTATCAGCCGGGATCTTTTCGTCGCGGGCCATGCTCACCAGGCGGCCATGGAAGAAGTCACGAACCTGCTGGGCGACCTCGGCGGCGTCGAACTCAATGCCCTGCTCACTGTAGAGCTCGAGGGCGAAGTCGATGAGCGACGTGGGGTCGATCGGCAGGCGGTCGCGCAGGATGTTGATGATGCCGATAGCGGCACGACGCAGCGCGTAGGGGTCCGAAGAGCCGGTCGGGGGCTCGCCGATGGCAAAGATACCGGCGATGGTATCGAGCTTGTCGGCGCAAGCCACGATGCAGCCAGCGGTGCCCTCAGGCAGCTCGTCACCGGCAAAGCGGGGACGATAGTGATCGCGGATAGCATGAGCGACCTCGTCGTTCTCCCCCATCGCGGTCGCGTAATAACCGCCCATCACGCCCTGCTGGCTCGTGAACTCGACAACGGCGTTAGACACCAGGTCGGCCTTGCACAGGTGCGCGGCGCGAGCGGCATCGGCGGCAAGGTGGGCGCCCAGATGAGCCTCGCGGGCGATAGCGAGCGCGAGCTGCTCGATGCGCTCGGACTTGGCGAGCACGCTACCGAGCTTCTCCTGGAAGGCAACCTTGGCCAGACGCTCGCGGAACTCGTCGAGGGAGATCTTCAGGTCCTCCTCGTAGAAGAACTTGGCATCGTCCAGACGGGCACGCACAACGCGCTCGTTGCCGTCGATCACGCGCTCGGCGTTCTCGGGCTTGCTGTTGGAGACGACCACGAACTCACGCGTGAGCTTGCCCTCGCCGTCATAGATCGGGAAGTAGCGCTGGTTGGTGAGCATGGACTCGCAGATAATCTCGTGCGGGACCTTGAGGAACTCCTCATCGAAGGTACCGACGAGCACCGTCGGCCACTCGCAGAGGTTAATGACCTCCTCGAAGACCTTCTTGGGCGTATCGACATGGCAGCCGGGACGGGCAGCCTCGACCTCGGCGATACCGGCGAGGATGGCCTCACGACGACGCTCGGCAGAAAGCACGCCGGCGTCCTCGAGCACTTGCTCGTAGACGGCGGGGCTGGCGACCACATGGTCACCGGGGCCAAGTACGCGATGACCACGCGTGGTGTTGCCACTCGTCACGTCGGCAAACGACACGGGCACAACATCCTCGCCCAGAAGGCAGCAAATCCAACGGACCGGACGAACAAAGGTAGCATGCTCGTGACCCCAGCGCTGGGAGCGGTAGTTGGGCCACTGCAGGCCGGCGATGGTCTTCTCGCACAGAGCGGTCAGAATCGGCGTAGCCGGTGCGGAGGGAATATTCTTCTCGGCGAACACATACTCACGACCGTCAGTGTCCTCGCGACGGACCAGGTCCTCGGCAGCCACACCGCACTTGCGGGCGAAGCCCTGGGCGGCCTTGGTGG encodes the following:
- a CDS encoding methyltransferase, yielding MIEVLPSLNSLSSNPLRRLDTLGVTDFLDTLDISIDPFECAHRIWDQLDREHQEIVSFLMLGGEIDLDSEVAKRSLLKGTVETIASLGLLSKHNGNASLSGLSLIRYHGIWLFADAPSPSPLLYFGSDSIGLARRLSPSPGKNALDLCSGPGIQALILAKSGMHVTAIDINPIASEICQLNALVNGISEDLTVLTGSLYNALNNIESSCSYELITVNPPLLPIPEDVPYPFVGDGGPDGLNITSKVIRGAGDKLTDSGYLSAIGMIGLGTNNQSAFERIQNDLLQAGLNGVLTIISSFNLGPQSGWIDGIACTSVAHAPGKYSSKEEAVKQISRAYKKIHYDRVCTYHLKAWRERQPFQNPILTIQDCSADGNPLGPWIL
- a CDS encoding pyruvate, water dikinase regulatory protein, yielding MDCPVAARPTVIVISDSLGDTACEVVLAASGQFDEGAFRVLRLPKVTSVEQVKSFVGPRVDADHRDIAVFHTIVDPALRARVLDYLGMLHIRSVDLIGPTFAVLSSLIGVPPKGVAGVIHKTDDRYFHRIEAMEYFVEHDDGRGCDDLSGADIVLLGVSRTSKTPLSMYLAYQGYKVANVPLAHGMEPPKSIYEVDPMRLFGLISTVDVISEIRDSRLGDDYARAVAGSYAEPESVRSELEEARALMKRLGCFVVRTDGKAIEESASEIIAHLDEIQEARARRAARRAQQQ
- the glyS gene encoding glycine--tRNA ligase subunit beta; this translates as MADAKDFLFEIGTEEMPSAPLNNAVKQLGTMIAKGLDEAGLAHGEVRVISSPRRLAALVADVATATDEVHEVKRGPAANIAFDADGNATKAAQGFARKCGVAAEDLVRREDTDGREYVFAEKNIPSAPATPILTALCEKTIAGLQWPNYRSQRWGHEHATFVRPVRWICCLLGEDVVPVSFADVTSGNTTRGHRVLGPGDHVVASPAVYEQVLEDAGVLSAERRREAILAGIAEVEAARPGCHVDTPKKVFEEVINLCEWPTVLVGTFDEEFLKVPHEIICESMLTNQRYFPIYDGEGKLTREFVVVSNSKPENAERVIDGNERVVRARLDDAKFFYEEDLKISLDEFRERLAKVAFQEKLGSVLAKSERIEQLALAIAREAHLGAHLAADAARAAHLCKADLVSNAVVEFTSQQGVMGGYYATAMGENDEVAHAIRDHYRPRFAGDELPEGTAGCIVACADKLDTIAGIFAIGEPPTGSSDPYALRRAAIGIINILRDRLPIDPTSLIDFALELYSEQGIEFDAAEVAQQVRDFFHGRLVSMARDEKIPADTVAAVSAVHIIAPSVFFARCAALDEARKNDAETFDNLATAYARAAHISKPELGAEYDRSLMGEAELALADASEAAQTAVDAALAAEDYPAAFAALAALRAPIDRFFDEVMVMDKDEQLRDNRLKLLNRFEAVFSGIANIGELARKK